A genome region from Micromonospora peucetia includes the following:
- a CDS encoding DUF4229 domain-containing protein has protein sequence MSAAVKYTLGRIGLFVAVVAALWLVEMNIFLKLMLALAFSAALSFFLLKGWRDEMAEEMAVAAERRRAEKERLRSALAGEDQDPETPGPSN, from the coding sequence GTGAGCGCGGCGGTCAAGTACACGCTGGGCCGGATCGGGCTGTTCGTCGCCGTGGTGGCGGCCCTCTGGCTGGTCGAGATGAACATCTTCCTCAAGCTGATGCTGGCGCTGGCCTTCTCGGCGGCCCTCTCCTTCTTCCTGCTGAAGGGCTGGCGGGACGAGATGGCCGAGGAGATGGCCGTCGCCGCCGAGCGCCGCCGGGCCGAGAAGGAGCGGCTCCGCTCCGCCCTCGCCGGCGAGGACCAGGACCCGGAGACGCCCGGGCCCTCCAACTAG
- a CDS encoding C40 family peptidase, producing MVDSERGRRQRRRRSPVISPVLRPALWSALLGAIAATVLANPVQADPSLPTSVPDTGSRPAYTGQLQLPGGTPVPGLPGSVPGLPGTVPGLPTGNIGTGPLAAQIYAAEAQVGQLRDQLLLLRQRRTDAEAQRATAERDLANARDALARAQEGADAAAAGAFKAAAALPPGEFANDLHELSRFSRIIRGEKAEGGTTAAQGELSRTRTGEQAAGQAMISAESRLAGVRAEYTAGDTALRGAEKALDKLRRDNAAQLVEIERQQEAAEQRLGAGYLGDETANGLAAHPTALKALAYARAQLGDPYLWAAEGPDRFDCSGLIYAAYRSAGYYGLPRVSRDQYYATRSRTVSRTALLPGDLVFFASGTSWTTIHHMGMYVGGGKMIHSPTTGDVVKISTVRWSRLYAATRVIGAVPAPASTPSPTPTPTKPPKPTPTPTPPASPSPTPKPTSPSPSPTPKPTSPSPSPSTSTSPSATPTGSASPTATPDASTSASPSPSRSTTSSPSRSTTSSPTATTGSVAPTTAASSSDPVGSTSATASASTGS from the coding sequence ATGGTCGACAGCGAGCGCGGGCGACGGCAGCGACGACGACGGAGCCCGGTGATCTCGCCGGTCCTGCGCCCGGCGCTCTGGTCCGCCCTGCTCGGCGCCATCGCCGCCACGGTCCTCGCCAACCCGGTCCAGGCCGATCCGTCGCTGCCCACCAGCGTCCCCGACACCGGGTCCCGGCCGGCCTACACCGGCCAACTCCAGCTCCCGGGTGGCACGCCGGTCCCCGGGCTGCCGGGCTCGGTTCCCGGGCTGCCGGGCACCGTCCCCGGGCTGCCGACCGGCAACATCGGCACCGGCCCGCTCGCCGCCCAGATCTACGCCGCCGAGGCCCAGGTCGGGCAGCTCCGCGACCAACTGCTCCTGCTCCGGCAGAGGCGCACCGACGCCGAGGCCCAGCGGGCCACCGCCGAACGCGACCTCGCCAACGCGCGGGACGCGCTGGCCCGCGCCCAGGAGGGCGCCGACGCCGCCGCCGCCGGCGCGTTCAAGGCCGCCGCTGCCCTCCCGCCGGGCGAGTTCGCCAACGACCTGCACGAGCTGAGCCGGTTCTCCCGGATCATCCGTGGGGAGAAGGCCGAGGGTGGCACCACCGCCGCCCAGGGCGAGCTGTCCCGGACCCGCACCGGCGAGCAGGCGGCCGGCCAGGCGATGATCTCGGCCGAGTCCCGCCTCGCGGGAGTCAGGGCGGAATACACCGCCGGCGACACGGCCCTGCGCGGGGCCGAGAAGGCACTCGACAAGCTGCGGCGGGACAACGCCGCGCAGCTCGTCGAGATCGAGCGCCAGCAGGAGGCCGCCGAACAGCGCCTCGGCGCCGGCTACCTCGGCGACGAGACCGCCAACGGCCTGGCCGCCCACCCGACGGCCCTGAAGGCCCTCGCGTACGCCAGGGCGCAGCTCGGCGACCCCTACCTGTGGGCCGCCGAGGGGCCGGACCGGTTCGACTGCTCCGGCCTCATCTACGCCGCCTACCGGTCGGCGGGCTACTACGGGCTGCCCCGGGTCTCCCGCGACCAGTACTACGCCACCCGGTCCCGCACCGTCTCCCGGACGGCGCTGCTCCCCGGAGACCTGGTCTTCTTCGCCTCCGGCACCAGTTGGACGACGATCCACCACATGGGCATGTACGTCGGCGGCGGCAAGATGATCCACTCGCCGACCACCGGCGACGTGGTCAAGATCTCCACGGTGCGCTGGTCGCGCCTCTATGCCGCCACCCGCGTCATCGGGGCGGTCCCCGCGCCGGCCAGCACGCCCTCGCCGACGCCGACGCCGACCAAACCGCCCAAGCCGACGCCGACGCCGACGCCACCGGCCAGCCCGAGTCCGACCCCGAAGCCCACTTCGCCGTCGCCGTCGCCGACCCCGAAGCCCACCTCGCCGTCGCCGAGCCCGTCGACCTCGACCTCGCCGTCGGCCACGCCCACCGGCTCCGCCTCGCCCACGGCCACGCCCGACGCGTCGACGTCGGCCTCGCCGTCGCCGAGCAGGTCGACCACCTCGTCGCCGAGCAGGTCGACCACCTCGTCCCCGACCGCCACGACCGGCAGTGTGGCGCCGACCACGGCGGCGAGCAGCTCCGATCCGGTGGGCAGCACCTCGGCCACCGCCTCGGCGAGCACCGGTAGCTGA
- a CDS encoding FecCD family ABC transporter permease, with product MTKPLAKAPPTRLAGTLPASRPAGLRPRWLVAGIAAVLVALVAGVSLGPVSLPPGSVAAELLNLIPGVRIDSGLTEREIAIVTELRLPRVVLGLLVGGLLALAGGCYQGVFRNPLADPYLLGVAAGAGLAVTAVITIGAGAGGALTGLPLTIPLAAFVGSIGAVAMTYLLGVSGGRGRSTATLILAGVAVSAFLSAGQTYLLQRNSDSIQQVYSWLLGRLATAGWHDVRLVLPYFLVTAVVVLLHRRELDVLSVGDDEAASLGLHPQRSRYLLIAAASLGTAAAVSASGLIGFVGIIVPHTVRLLAGSSYRVILPLSLLFGGAFLALTDVVARTVAAPSEIPIGVVTALLGGPFFVLVLRTSRRMLG from the coding sequence ATGACCAAGCCGCTCGCCAAGGCGCCACCCACCCGGCTGGCCGGGACGCTCCCCGCGTCCCGGCCCGCCGGGCTGCGGCCCCGCTGGCTCGTCGCCGGCATCGCCGCGGTGCTGGTCGCCCTGGTCGCCGGGGTGTCCCTCGGCCCGGTCAGCCTGCCGCCAGGCAGCGTCGCGGCCGAGCTGCTCAACCTCATTCCCGGGGTACGCATCGACAGCGGGCTGACCGAGCGCGAGATCGCCATCGTCACCGAGCTGCGGCTGCCCCGGGTGGTGCTCGGCCTGCTGGTCGGCGGGCTGCTCGCCCTGGCCGGCGGCTGCTACCAGGGTGTGTTCCGCAACCCGCTGGCCGACCCGTACCTGCTCGGCGTGGCGGCCGGGGCCGGGCTCGCGGTCACGGCGGTGATCACCATCGGCGCCGGGGCGGGCGGGGCGCTGACCGGGCTGCCGCTCACCATTCCGCTGGCCGCGTTCGTCGGCTCGATCGGCGCGGTGGCGATGACGTACCTGCTCGGCGTCTCCGGCGGGCGCGGACGCTCCACGGCCACGCTGATCCTCGCCGGGGTGGCCGTCTCCGCGTTCCTCTCGGCCGGGCAGACCTACCTGCTGCAACGCAACTCCGACAGCATCCAGCAGGTCTACTCCTGGCTGCTCGGGCGGCTCGCCACCGCCGGCTGGCACGACGTGCGACTCGTGCTCCCGTACTTCCTCGTCACCGCCGTGGTGGTGCTGCTGCACCGGCGGGAACTCGACGTGCTCTCCGTCGGCGACGACGAGGCCGCGAGCCTCGGGCTGCACCCGCAGCGGTCCCGGTACCTGCTGATCGCCGCCGCCTCGCTCGGCACCGCCGCCGCCGTCTCCGCGTCCGGCCTGATCGGCTTCGTCGGGATCATCGTGCCGCACACCGTCCGGCTGCTCGCCGGGTCGAGCTACCGGGTGATCCTGCCGCTCTCGCTGCTCTTTGGCGGCGCCTTCCTGGCCCTGACCGACGTGGTGGCCCGCACCGTCGCCGCCCCGTCCGAGATCCCGATCGGGGTGGTCACCGCGCTGCTCGGCGGGCCGTTCTTCGTGCTGGTGCTGCGTACCTCCCGCCGGATGCTCGGGTGA
- a CDS encoding ABC transporter permease, translated as MRLALLHARYQLLETVRIPVAVVGSAFFPAAAMLFFVVPFTGKDPVGATYATAAMVTFSVMSANIFQYGIGAAEDRAHPWDPYTRTLPAGPTSRFAGRILAGLALTYLSLLPVVVIGATLTEARVSAAAFLLALAIVTMISVPFTLLGLSIGYSMPSKAAIVVAQVVFFPLAFGGGLLSAPDQAPGFVEAVAPFLPTRGAVELMWAAVGDYSVNSLSVVMLGVWVVLLAVLAGWAYRRDEGRRFS; from the coding sequence ATGCGCCTCGCCCTGCTCCACGCCCGCTACCAACTCCTGGAGACGGTCCGCATCCCGGTCGCCGTCGTCGGCAGCGCCTTCTTCCCGGCCGCCGCGATGCTCTTCTTCGTGGTGCCGTTCACCGGTAAGGACCCGGTCGGCGCCACCTACGCCACCGCCGCGATGGTCACCTTCTCGGTGATGAGCGCGAACATCTTCCAGTACGGGATCGGGGCGGCCGAGGACCGCGCCCACCCCTGGGACCCGTACACCCGGACGCTGCCCGCCGGCCCCACGTCGCGTTTCGCGGGCCGGATACTGGCCGGGCTGGCACTCACCTACCTCTCGCTGCTCCCGGTGGTGGTGATCGGGGCGACGCTCACCGAGGCGCGGGTCAGCGCAGCGGCGTTCCTGCTGGCCCTGGCGATCGTCACCATGATCTCGGTGCCGTTCACGCTGTTGGGGCTCTCCATCGGCTACTCGATGCCGAGCAAGGCGGCGATCGTGGTGGCGCAGGTCGTCTTCTTCCCGCTCGCCTTCGGTGGCGGCCTGCTCTCCGCCCCGGACCAGGCGCCCGGGTTCGTCGAAGCCGTCGCGCCGTTCCTGCCGACCCGGGGCGCGGTGGAGCTGATGTGGGCGGCGGTCGGCGACTACTCGGTCAACTCGCTGTCGGTGGTCATGCTCGGGGTCTGGGTGGTGCTGCTGGCGGTGTTGGCCGGGTGGGCGTACCGGCGTGACGAGGGTCGACGGTTCAGCTGA
- the mqnE gene encoding aminofutalosine synthase MqnE — MDAGLKRELEAKVYAGERLTREDGIALYDSDDLTWLGRLAHHRRTELNGDRVMFNVNRHLNLTNVCSASCAYCSFQRKPGEKDAYTMRIDEAVRKAKEMEDEQLTELHIVNGLHPTLPWRYYPKVLRELKAALPNVKLKCFTATEVQWFEKISGLSADEILDELMDAGLESLTGGGAEIFDWEVRQHIVDHACHWEDWSRIHALAHSKGMKTPATMLYGHIEEPRHRVDHVLRLRELQDETGGFAVFIPLRYQHDFVDSADGKIRNRIQARTTMASPAESLKTFAVSRLLFDNVPHVKNFWVMHGLSVAQLSLNFGVDDLDGSVVEYKITHDADSYGTPNTMHRDDLLHLIWDAGFRPVERNTRYEVVREYDAAPSLAERRAEPQQVWA; from the coding sequence ATGGACGCCGGACTCAAGCGTGAGCTCGAAGCGAAGGTGTACGCCGGCGAGCGGCTGACCCGCGAGGACGGGATCGCCCTCTACGACAGCGACGACCTCACGTGGCTGGGTCGGTTGGCGCACCACCGGCGTACCGAACTCAACGGCGACCGGGTGATGTTCAACGTCAACCGGCACCTGAACCTGACCAACGTCTGCTCCGCCTCGTGCGCATACTGCTCGTTCCAGCGTAAGCCGGGCGAGAAGGACGCCTACACGATGCGCATCGACGAGGCGGTCCGCAAGGCCAAGGAGATGGAGGACGAGCAGCTCACCGAGCTGCACATCGTCAACGGCCTGCACCCGACCCTGCCCTGGCGCTACTACCCGAAGGTCCTGCGCGAGCTGAAGGCGGCGCTGCCGAACGTCAAGCTCAAGTGCTTCACCGCGACCGAGGTGCAGTGGTTCGAGAAGATCAGCGGGCTGAGCGCCGACGAGATCCTCGACGAGCTGATGGACGCCGGCCTGGAGTCGCTGACCGGCGGCGGCGCGGAGATCTTCGACTGGGAGGTCCGCCAGCACATCGTCGACCACGCCTGCCACTGGGAGGACTGGTCCCGGATCCACGCCCTGGCGCACAGCAAGGGCATGAAGACCCCGGCGACGATGCTCTACGGCCACATCGAGGAGCCCCGGCACCGGGTCGACCACGTGCTGCGGCTGCGTGAACTGCAGGACGAGACCGGTGGCTTCGCGGTCTTCATCCCGCTGCGCTACCAGCACGACTTCGTGGACTCGGCGGACGGCAAGATCCGTAACCGGATCCAGGCCCGCACCACGATGGCCTCGCCGGCCGAGTCGCTGAAGACCTTCGCCGTCTCCCGGCTGCTCTTCGACAACGTCCCGCACGTGAAGAACTTCTGGGTGATGCACGGGCTCTCGGTGGCCCAGCTCTCGCTCAACTTCGGCGTGGACGACCTGGACGGCTCGGTGGTCGAATACAAGATCACCCACGATGCCGACTCGTACGGCACCCCGAACACGATGCACCGGGACGACCTGCTGCACCTGATCTGGGACGCCGGCTTCCGCCCCGTCGAGCGGAACACCCGCTACGAGGTGGTCCGCGAGTACGACGCCGCCCCGTCCCTGGCCGAGCGCCGCGCCGAGCCGCAGCAGGTCTGGGCCTGA
- a CDS encoding ABC transporter substrate-binding protein yields the protein MLRRTPRLFAATLAVAALALGACAEKSSDNTPAAGASSAGAAFPATVGSLTLEKRPEKIVSLSPTATEMLFAIGAGKQVTAVDDQSNFPADVPKSDLSGFTPNAEAIAGKSPDLVVLSDDRNKIVEQLTTLKIPVYLTPAATTLDDSYRQITELGTLTGHAGEAADVTKRMKDDIAKLVSDLPKRAEKLTYFHELGPELYTATSKTFIGSLYGLVGLENIADASDADGKQGGYPQLSQEVIVKADPDFVFLADSKCCQQSAETVKARGGWAAVTAVKNNQIVALDDDVASRWGPRVVDLLRVIVDATAKVPA from the coding sequence ATGCTCAGACGTACCCCCCGGCTCTTCGCCGCGACCCTCGCGGTGGCCGCGCTCGCCCTCGGCGCGTGCGCCGAGAAGAGCTCCGACAACACCCCCGCCGCCGGTGCCAGCTCGGCGGGCGCCGCCTTCCCGGCCACCGTCGGCTCGCTCACGCTGGAGAAGCGGCCCGAGAAGATCGTCTCGCTCTCTCCGACGGCCACCGAGATGCTCTTCGCCATCGGCGCGGGCAAGCAGGTGACCGCCGTCGACGACCAGTCGAACTTCCCGGCCGACGTGCCGAAGAGCGACCTGTCCGGCTTCACCCCGAACGCCGAGGCGATCGCCGGCAAGAGCCCCGACCTGGTGGTGCTCTCGGACGACCGCAACAAGATCGTCGAGCAGTTGACCACGCTGAAGATCCCGGTCTACCTCACCCCGGCGGCGACCACGCTCGACGACTCGTACCGGCAGATCACCGAGCTGGGCACCCTCACCGGTCACGCAGGCGAGGCCGCCGACGTGACCAAGCGGATGAAGGACGACATCGCCAAGCTGGTCTCCGACCTGCCGAAGCGGGCCGAGAAGCTGACCTACTTCCACGAGCTGGGCCCGGAGCTCTACACCGCCACCAGCAAGACCTTCATCGGCTCCCTCTACGGCCTGGTCGGCCTGGAGAACATCGCCGACGCGTCCGACGCCGACGGGAAGCAGGGCGGCTACCCGCAGCTCTCCCAGGAGGTCATCGTCAAGGCCGACCCGGACTTCGTCTTCCTCGCCGACTCGAAGTGCTGCCAGCAGAGCGCGGAGACGGTCAAGGCGCGCGGCGGCTGGGCCGCCGTCACCGCCGTCAAGAACAACCAGATCGTCGCCCTCGACGACGACGTCGCCTCCCGCTGGGGCCCCCGCGTCGTGGACCTGCTCCGCGTGATCGTCGACGCCACCGCCAAGGTCCCCGCGTGA
- a CDS encoding VOC family protein, protein MSTVPPGTPCWADLATPGLADARRFYPELFGWTGRIDPEPEAGGYTVFLLGGQAVAGAGPPAIPDQVPIWSTYLATDDADLVAGRVERAGGQVVVPPFEVFDRGRMAVFADPAGAAFSVWQPMAMPGAEVFDTPGALTWTELVTPDPEGAKVFYELVFGWHPDDQRVGPVTYTGWRLGTRIVAGMLPPLGDGFPADTPAYWSVYFAVADVDAAAARAAELGGTILVPPQDAPLGRYAALRDPHGALFNILTRP, encoded by the coding sequence GTGAGCACCGTCCCGCCGGGCACACCCTGCTGGGCCGATCTCGCCACCCCGGGCCTCGCCGACGCGCGGCGGTTCTACCCCGAACTGTTCGGTTGGACCGGCCGGATCGACCCGGAGCCCGAGGCGGGCGGCTACACGGTCTTCCTGCTCGGCGGACAGGCGGTGGCGGGCGCGGGTCCACCAGCCATCCCCGACCAGGTGCCGATCTGGTCGACGTACCTGGCGACCGACGACGCGGACCTGGTGGCCGGCCGGGTCGAGCGGGCCGGCGGACAGGTGGTGGTGCCCCCGTTCGAGGTCTTCGACCGGGGACGGATGGCAGTCTTCGCCGACCCCGCCGGGGCGGCCTTCAGCGTCTGGCAGCCGATGGCGATGCCAGGGGCCGAGGTCTTCGACACCCCCGGCGCGCTGACCTGGACCGAGCTGGTCACCCCGGACCCGGAGGGCGCGAAGGTCTTCTACGAGCTGGTCTTCGGCTGGCACCCGGACGACCAGCGGGTGGGCCCGGTCACGTACACCGGCTGGCGGCTCGGCACCCGGATCGTGGCCGGCATGCTGCCGCCGCTGGGTGACGGCTTCCCCGCGGACACGCCCGCGTACTGGTCGGTGTACTTCGCGGTGGCCGACGTCGACGCGGCCGCCGCCCGAGCCGCCGAGCTGGGCGGCACCATCCTGGTCCCGCCCCAGGACGCCCCGCTGGGCCGCTACGCCGCCCTCCGCGACCCCCACGGCGCCCTCTTCAACATCCTCACCCGCCCCTAA
- a CDS encoding M14 family zinc carboxypeptidase, producing MAFRKPAFRRRLALAVATGLGLLTVAAAPATARPAPDHTAESAAASYRVLGPRTVADRTAVAGTGAAIDFVEHGVLNVSATPAEAAAITRLGFRLEAAAPAPSADGHDHAEGDVGTAAFPPADSNYHDYAELTAAVNKVVADHPTLARKISIGSSYEGRDLMAVKISDNVATDENEPEILFNSQQHAREHLTVEMAIYLLNLFTDSYGTDSRVTNIVNTREIWIVPTVNPDGSEYDIATGSYRSWRKNRQPNSGSTAVGTDLNRNWSYQWGCCGGSSGSTSSDTYRGPSAFSAPETAALRNFVNSRVVGGTQQIKANIDFHTYSQLVLWPFGYTYNNTAPGMTTDQYNTFATLGQQMANTNGYTPQQSSDLYITDGDSIDWMWGQHGIWAYTFEMYPGSAGGGGFYPPDEVIPAQTSRNREAVLLFSEYADCPYRAIGKQAEYCGGGGGTTVWSDTFETATGWTINPNGTDTATAGAWERGAAQATTSSGAKQLVPYAGANDLVTGRLAGTAAGDHDVDGGVTSARSPAVTLPSSGTLTLSLAWYLAHGSNASSADYLRVSVVHDGGTTALFTQSGAASNRNGAWAVANANLTPYAGQSVRILVESADASGASLVEAAVDNVTITSS from the coding sequence ATGGCCTTCCGCAAGCCCGCCTTCCGCCGTCGCCTGGCGCTCGCCGTCGCCACCGGGCTCGGCCTGCTCACGGTGGCCGCCGCGCCGGCCACCGCCCGGCCGGCCCCGGACCACACCGCCGAATCAGCGGCGGCGTCCTACCGGGTGCTCGGCCCGCGTACGGTCGCCGACCGCACCGCCGTCGCCGGCACCGGCGCCGCCATCGACTTCGTCGAGCACGGCGTGCTGAACGTCTCGGCCACCCCGGCCGAGGCGGCGGCGATCACCCGGCTCGGCTTCCGGCTGGAGGCGGCGGCCCCTGCCCCGTCGGCCGACGGCCACGACCACGCCGAGGGAGACGTCGGCACGGCCGCCTTCCCGCCGGCCGACTCCAACTACCACGACTACGCCGAGCTGACCGCCGCGGTGAACAAGGTGGTCGCCGACCACCCGACGCTCGCCCGGAAGATCAGCATCGGTTCCTCGTACGAGGGCCGGGACCTGATGGCGGTGAAGATCTCCGACAACGTCGCCACCGACGAGAACGAACCGGAGATCCTGTTCAACTCGCAGCAGCACGCCCGCGAGCACCTGACCGTCGAGATGGCGATCTACCTGCTCAATCTCTTCACCGACAGCTACGGCACGGACTCCCGGGTCACCAACATCGTGAACACCCGGGAGATCTGGATCGTGCCCACGGTCAACCCGGACGGCAGCGAGTACGACATCGCCACCGGCTCCTACCGCTCCTGGCGTAAGAACCGGCAGCCGAACAGCGGCTCGACGGCCGTCGGCACCGACCTGAACCGCAACTGGTCCTACCAGTGGGGCTGCTGCGGCGGCTCGTCCGGCTCCACCTCGTCGGACACCTACCGGGGCCCGTCGGCGTTCTCCGCTCCGGAGACCGCGGCGCTGCGGAACTTCGTCAACAGCCGGGTGGTCGGCGGCACCCAGCAGATCAAGGCCAACATCGACTTCCACACCTACTCGCAGCTGGTGCTCTGGCCGTTCGGCTACACGTACAACAACACCGCCCCGGGAATGACGACGGACCAGTACAACACCTTCGCCACCCTGGGCCAGCAGATGGCGAACACCAACGGCTACACCCCGCAGCAGTCCAGCGACCTCTACATCACCGACGGGGACAGCATCGACTGGATGTGGGGCCAGCACGGCATCTGGGCGTACACCTTCGAGATGTATCCCGGATCGGCCGGTGGCGGCGGCTTCTACCCGCCCGACGAGGTGATCCCCGCCCAGACCTCGCGCAACCGGGAGGCGGTCCTGCTGTTCAGCGAGTACGCCGACTGCCCGTACCGGGCCATCGGCAAGCAGGCGGAGTACTGCGGCGGTGGCGGCGGCACCACGGTCTGGTCGGACACCTTCGAGACGGCCACCGGCTGGACCATCAACCCGAACGGCACCGACACCGCGACGGCCGGGGCGTGGGAGCGGGGCGCCGCCCAGGCCACCACCTCCAGCGGGGCGAAGCAACTCGTCCCGTACGCCGGTGCCAACGACCTGGTCACCGGGAGGCTGGCCGGTACGGCGGCGGGTGACCACGACGTTGACGGCGGCGTGACCAGCGCCCGGTCGCCGGCGGTGACCCTGCCGTCGAGCGGCACGCTGACCCTCTCGCTGGCCTGGTACCTGGCCCACGGCTCGAACGCCTCGTCGGCCGACTACCTCCGGGTGAGCGTGGTGCATGACGGCGGCACCACGGCCCTGTTCACCCAGTCCGGCGCGGCCAGCAACCGCAACGGCGCCTGGGCGGTCGCCAACGCCAACCTCACCCCGTACGCCGGCCAGTCGGTGCGGATCCTGGTCGAGTCGGCGGACGCCTCGGGCGCGAGCCTGGTCGAGGCGGCTGTGGACAACGTCACCATCACCAGTTCCTGA
- a CDS encoding ABC transporter ATP-binding protein, giving the protein MPAVPAVEVRDLHVRLDGKPILAGVDLTVAPGEWVTVIGPNGAGKSTLLRVVGGLLPAPGAVSLFGTPSEALRRRDRARVVATVAQSPVVPAGMSVLDYVLLGRTPYIPSLGRESAADLTAAYDVLDGLDLAGFHDRELTTLSGGERQRVFLARALAQGATLLLLDEPISALDIGHQQEVLELVDRLRREHGLTVLATMHDLSIAGEYADRMVLLAGGRVVAAGTPHEVLTEQLLATWYRATVRVIPGDHGPLIVPIRPHPRP; this is encoded by the coding sequence GTGCCCGCCGTGCCCGCCGTCGAGGTCCGCGACCTGCACGTCCGCCTGGATGGCAAACCGATCCTGGCCGGCGTCGACCTGACCGTGGCCCCGGGCGAATGGGTCACCGTGATCGGTCCGAACGGCGCCGGGAAGTCGACGCTGCTGCGCGTCGTCGGCGGCCTGCTACCCGCGCCGGGCGCCGTCTCCCTCTTCGGTACGCCGAGCGAGGCGCTGCGCCGCCGCGACCGGGCCCGGGTGGTCGCCACGGTGGCCCAGTCCCCGGTCGTGCCGGCCGGCATGTCGGTGCTCGACTACGTGCTGCTGGGCCGCACCCCCTACATCCCGTCGCTGGGCCGGGAGTCCGCCGCCGACCTGACGGCCGCGTACGACGTGCTCGACGGGCTGGACCTGGCCGGGTTCCACGACCGGGAACTGACCACCCTGTCCGGTGGCGAGCGGCAGCGGGTCTTCCTGGCCCGCGCGCTGGCCCAGGGCGCGACCCTGCTGCTGCTCGACGAGCCGATCAGTGCCCTGGACATCGGCCACCAGCAGGAGGTGCTGGAGCTGGTCGACCGGCTGCGCCGAGAGCACGGCCTGACCGTGCTCGCCACCATGCACGACCTCTCCATAGCGGGCGAGTACGCCGACCGCATGGTGCTGCTCGCCGGCGGCCGGGTGGTGGCTGCCGGCACCCCCCACGAGGTGCTCACCGAGCAACTCCTGGCCACCTGGTACCGCGCCACCGTTCGAGTCATCCCAGGCGACCACGGCCCCCTGATAGTTCCCATCCGCCCCCACCCCCGCCCCTGA
- a CDS encoding C39 family peptidase, whose protein sequence is MAQTRLRTAALAAATALTLLGTAAPAVAAAPVAAPSTKRPVVHDEQITFQDWSRYPDWRRGTHAGTRAVPGLRPGVTLARPLGTTDYTDPHTGITKSWEYATWTSPVTRIGFDATELIASWNANTPAGTWIQVEMQGTYNTGVQTKWYVMGRWASGDADIKRTSVNRQGDPWSTIWTDTFSIDDASVGVLLRDYQLRLTLYRTPGQRAAPVVHTVGAMSSNVPDRFTVEPSAGRIAWGRELRVPRYSQNVHAGHYPEYDGGGQAWCSPTSTTMVIEYWGRKASEEDTSWVDPTYPDPTVNHAARMVYDYQYDGAGNWPFNTAYAASFPGLEARVTRLHSLDEVERFIAAGIPVVTSQSFLASELDGAGYGTAGHLFVVVGFTADGDVIVNDPASLNNESVRNVYKREQFEQIWLRTKRTNASGGVSGGSGGVAYLIKPTLKPWPKVSGSTNW, encoded by the coding sequence ATGGCCCAAACACGCCTGCGCACGGCCGCCCTCGCGGCCGCCACCGCACTCACCCTTCTCGGCACCGCGGCCCCCGCCGTCGCCGCCGCACCCGTCGCAGCCCCGTCGACCAAACGACCGGTGGTCCACGACGAACAGATCACCTTCCAGGACTGGTCCCGCTACCCCGACTGGCGTCGCGGCACCCACGCCGGCACGCGGGCCGTCCCCGGCCTCCGGCCGGGTGTGACGCTGGCCAGGCCGCTCGGCACCACCGACTACACCGACCCGCACACCGGCATCACCAAGAGCTGGGAGTACGCGACCTGGACCTCCCCGGTCACCCGGATCGGGTTCGACGCCACCGAGCTGATCGCCTCGTGGAACGCGAACACCCCGGCCGGCACCTGGATCCAGGTGGAGATGCAGGGCACGTACAACACCGGCGTCCAGACCAAGTGGTACGTGATGGGTCGGTGGGCCTCCGGTGACGCCGACATCAAGCGCACCAGCGTCAACCGGCAGGGCGACCCCTGGTCGACCATCTGGACCGACACGTTCAGCATCGACGACGCCTCCGTCGGCGTGCTGCTGCGGGACTACCAGCTGCGGCTGACCCTCTACCGGACCCCGGGCCAGCGCGCCGCGCCGGTCGTGCACACGGTGGGCGCGATGAGCTCCAACGTGCCGGACCGGTTCACCGTCGAGCCGAGTGCCGGCCGCATCGCCTGGGGCCGGGAACTCCGGGTCCCCCGCTACTCGCAGAACGTCCACGCCGGCCACTACCCCGAGTACGACGGCGGCGGCCAGGCCTGGTGCTCCCCCACCTCCACCACGATGGTGATCGAGTACTGGGGCCGGAAGGCGTCCGAGGAGGACACCTCCTGGGTCGACCCGACCTACCCGGACCCGACGGTCAACCACGCCGCCCGGATGGTCTACGACTACCAGTACGACGGCGCCGGCAACTGGCCGTTCAACACCGCGTACGCGGCCAGCTTCCCCGGCCTGGAGGCGCGGGTCACCCGGCTGCACTCGCTGGACGAGGTGGAGCGCTTCATCGCCGCCGGGATCCCGGTGGTGACCAGCCAGTCCTTCCTCGCCAGCGAGCTGGACGGAGCGGGCTACGGCACCGCGGGGCACCTGTTCGTGGTGGTCGGCTTCACCGCCGACGGGGACGTGATCGTCAACGACCCGGCCTCGTTGAACAACGAGTCGGTGCGCAACGTCTACAAGCGTGAGCAGTTCGAGCAGATCTGGCTGCGGACCAAGCGGACCAACGCCAGCGGCGGGGTGTCCGGCGGCTCCGGCGGCGTGGCCTACCTGATCAAGCCCACGTTGAAGCCGTGGCCGAAGGTCTCCGGCTCCACCAACTGGTGA